The Fictibacillus arsenicus genome contains a region encoding:
- the sdaAB gene encoding L-serine ammonia-lyase, iron-sulfur-dependent subunit beta, which translates to MKYKSVFDIIGPIMIGPSSSHTAGAARIGRVARHLFGRKPEFAKISFYGSFAKTYRGHGTDVAIVGGILDYDTFDTRIVDALTIAKQEGIEVSMTEEDAVTDHPNTARVIIGDKNGQIEVVGISIGGGKIEITELNGFSLRLSGNHPALLIVHNDKYGAIAGVANILAKHEINIGHMEVSRKEKGKEALMVIEIDQNADEVIINELNSLPIVQQVVKIHD; encoded by the coding sequence ATGAAATATAAAAGTGTTTTTGATATTATCGGTCCCATCATGATCGGACCATCAAGTTCACATACAGCCGGTGCTGCTAGAATTGGAAGAGTAGCAAGACATTTATTTGGCAGAAAGCCGGAGTTTGCCAAGATTTCTTTTTACGGTTCTTTTGCGAAAACGTATCGCGGTCATGGAACTGATGTTGCTATAGTCGGTGGAATATTAGACTATGACACATTTGATACCCGGATTGTGGATGCGCTTACAATAGCGAAGCAGGAAGGCATTGAAGTATCGATGACTGAGGAAGATGCAGTCACTGACCACCCTAATACGGCAAGAGTAATTATTGGTGATAAGAATGGGCAGATTGAAGTTGTAGGAATTTCAATTGGCGGCGGAAAGATCGAAATTACAGAATTGAACGGATTCAGTTTGAGGCTTTCGGGCAACCATCCGGCACTTCTTATCGTTCATAATGACAAGTACGGAGCTATTGCAGGTGTTGCAAACATTTTGGCAAAGCATGAGATTAACATTGGACATATGGAAGTTTCACGTAAGGAAAAAGGAAAAGAAGCATTAATGGTGATTGAAATTGATCAGAATGCGGATGAAGTTATCATCAATGAATTGAATTCTCTTCCTATCGTCCAGCAAGTCGTAAAGATACATGATTAA